Part of the Paludisphaera borealis genome, CTTCCTGTCCCGCTCGCTCCGCGTTCATTCCCGGCGACATGGCTCGCCCATCCTTCCGTGCAGATCGGTGTCATCTCGCAGACCTTGCGTTTCCACAGGGATGGCCGGCGATCAAACGCCCGAGGGGAAGGTCTCTGGGACCTCGCCCGCCTCCCATTCCGTCGATCGCTCGAGAGGCTCGACTGCCCGCGTCCGATCGAAGTGAATCACGGCGTCGAACTGAGCCGGAAGACTCGCGGGGAAGTAGTGGCTGGCCCTCTCCGTCTCCGGTCGATAGATCACGCCGATGGCCCGCTCGAGTCGCGGCCCTCGCAGGCCCGCTACCCGGTCGTCGCCGCGGAGGCAGAGCAGATATCGGCCTGGTCGGACGTCGTGGAATAGCGCCTCGTAACTCCCCGCTAGGGCCGGTCGGACCTGCTTCCGCTCCGCCGGCGCGTCCCAGTTCGAGGCCGCCGTCACAGTGCCGTCGTAGGTAGTGAAGCCGACCGAGACCGCCTCGCGGCCGTGCCGCTCGCGAACGAGCTGGCCGACGTTCCACTCGCCCCTGGCCCCCATCTGCGTCGCCCGCGCATCGCCGAGGTGCGAGTTGTGGGCCCACACCACGACCTTAGAGAGGCCGCCCTGCTTCCCCTGGTATTCGACCAACGCGTCGAGCGTCTCGGCCATGTGACTGTCTCGCAGGTTCCAGGAGGAGACCTCGCCGCGGTACATCGTGCGGTAGTACTGCTCGGCGTCTCGCACCAGCCGGGCGTTCTGCTCGGCGTAGAAGTAATCGTCCTCGGCGATCCGGCCGTCGTGCAGCGCGTATTCGGCGGCGGACCGGCGCAGGTCGACGAGCTGGGTGACGACCTCGCGCTCACAGGACGGGCCGAGCCCGAGCCCAGAGGCGAAGCCGTAGGCCTGGGCGTCCTCGCGGTAGTAGTCGAAGCAGGCGTAGAGCGCCCTGGCCCGCTCGGCCGCCCCGGGGTCGACCTTGTCCAGGTAGGCGAGCACTGCCTCGATCGAGGCGTGGAGACTATAGAGATCCAGACCGTAAAAGCCCACCTTGGTTCGGCCGGGGCCGGCCTCATCGTTGTTGGCGCGGAGCCAGCCGACGAAGTCGAGCACGTCAGCGTTGCGCCACATCCAGGCCGGGAACCGCCGAAAGCCCGCCAGCGCATCGACGGCCTCGGCGTCGTCACTTCGGTCGCGGACGTAGCGGTTGACGCGATACGCGTCCGGCCAGTCGGCCTCGACGGCCACGGCGGTGAACCCCTTCTCGAGGATTAGACGCTTGGTGATCTGGGCGCGCTCGCGGTAGAACTCGTGCGTCCCGTGCGACGCCTCGCCCAGGAGGACGAACCGCGCCTCGCCGATCAGATTCAGCAGCGGGTCATAGTCATCGGCCTCGCCGACGAGGGGGTGCGCGGCCTCGCGCAGGGCCCGGATCGTGAGATCGTCTGTCAGATCGCTCCTCGCCATGGTCGTCATTGTACTGGCTCCTCAGCGGTTGCCGTCGCGGCCGCGACCGTGGCCGCGGACCGCTCGAGGTGGTCGCGGACCTCGTCATCGGTCGTCTGGGAGAAATCCTCGTACCACAGGCCGACGGCGTAGAACGGGTCGGGGGTGATTTCGCAGACGCACTCGTCTGCCTCGTGGCGGAGCTCCTCGCACGTCGAGGGCGCCGCGGTCGGGACGGCCACGACGATGCGAGCCGGCCCGAGGCGGCGGAGCGCCGCGACGGCGGCGCGCATCGTCGAGCCGGTCGCTAGGCCGTCGTCCACCAGTATCACCGTGCGGCCACGCACGCCAGGCATCGGGCGGCCGTTGCGGTAGACCCGCTCCCGCCGCTCGAGTTCCCGGAGCTCTCGGGCGGCGACGGCCTCGATCAGCCGGTCGGGGATGCGTAGCGCCTGCACCACATCGTCGTTAAGGACACAGACGCCGCCCGAAGCGATTGCACCCATGGCCAGCTCCTCATGACCCGGGACGCCGAGCTTGCGGACGACGAAGACGTCGAGTGGGGCGTCCAACGCCCGCGCCACTTCGTAAGCAACCGGGACACCGCCGCGCGGCAGGGCCAGGACGAGCACGTCGGGACGGCCGGAAAAGGTGGTGAGCTTCTCGGCCAGCAGACGGCCAGCCTCGGTCCGGTCTCGGAATGCGGTCGGCATGGTGTTTCCTCGCGATCTCAAGGGATCATCGGTGCGACCTGGACCGAGCATGGAGCGTCTTGGAACAGATCGCCGAGCGACCCGCCGGACTGGATCCTGCGGATCGCCGCCGCCAGCAGCGGGGCGACCGAGACGATCTGGAGCGACGGCCACGCCGGATCGGCCGCTACAACAGAGTCGGTGACGAGCACCCGGAGGACGGCCTCGTGGCCGAGCCTGCGCCGGGCCTCCCCCACGAAGAGTCCGTGGGTGGCGGCGACGGTGATCTCGGGGCGGGCGCCGGCCGCCAGTAGGGCCTCGACGGCCCGCGCGATCGTGCCCCCGGTGGAGATCATGTCGTCGATGATCAGGCAGGGCCGGCCGCGCACGTCGCCGACAACGTGGGTCACCTCGGTCTCCGTCCCGCTGGAGCGGCGTTTGTGCAGGACGACGACCTGTATCCCAAGGCGATGCGCGTAGTCAGTGGCCATCTGCACCCGGCCGACGTCCGGCGAGACGACGACCGCTCCGGTTGGCAGCCAATCTTTCAGGGGCCGGCAGAGGGTCGGTACGGCCGTCAGGCTGTCGACGGGGATATGGAAGAAGCCCTCGATCTGGGCCGCGTGCAGGTCGACGGTGACGACGTGGCCGACGCCGACCGCTTGCATCAGCCGGGCCACGAGGCTCGCCGCGATCGGCTCGCGCCGGCCGTGCCGCTTATCGGATCGGGCGTAGCCGAAATACGGCACGATGGCCGTGATCCGCCCGGCGGCCGAGCGTCGACAGGCGTCGGCGAAGGCCAGCAGCTCAACCAGGTGGTCGTTGACCGGCGGCGCCGTCGGCTGCACGAGGTAGACCTCGCGGTCGCGTACGGACTCGTCGAGGCGCACCGAGACCTCACCGTCGGGGAATCTCTCGATGGCGCAAGCGGCGGTCCGCACGCCGAGCTCGGCCGCGATTGCCGCTGCCAGGGCGGGGTTGGCCGTGCCGGCGAAGAGGAGACAGTCCGGGGTCATCGGTGGGGCGTCCTGTAATTCGCCGTCCGGGGAACCAGTCCATTCGGGATGACGCGATCGTCTCGGGACCTGACCGACCTCCGCGACGGGCCCGCTCGACGGCGCGGGGCCGTCCCTCCGGCGCGCCTCGTGGTTTGCTCAGGGCGAGACCGTGATCAGATCCTCGACCTGGACGACGCCCGGCGCCGACCAGGCCGTCCTCTCGGCCTCCTGCCGCTCCGCCCAGGAGCGGACGTCGCCGCGCAGGGTCACCTTGCCGTC contains:
- a CDS encoding phosphoribosyltransferase; its protein translation is MPTAFRDRTEAGRLLAEKLTTFSGRPDVLVLALPRGGVPVAYEVARALDAPLDVFVVRKLGVPGHEELAMGAIASGGVCVLNDDVVQALRIPDRLIEAVAARELRELERRERVYRNGRPMPGVRGRTVILVDDGLATGSTMRAAVAALRRLGPARIVVAVPTAAPSTCEELRHEADECVCEITPDPFYAVGLWYEDFSQTTDDEVRDHLERSAATVAAATATAEEPVQ
- a CDS encoding erythromycin esterase family protein; the protein is MTTMARSDLTDDLTIRALREAAHPLVGEADDYDPLLNLIGEARFVLLGEASHGTHEFYRERAQITKRLILEKGFTAVAVEADWPDAYRVNRYVRDRSDDAEAVDALAGFRRFPAWMWRNADVLDFVGWLRANNDEAGPGRTKVGFYGLDLYSLHASIEAVLAYLDKVDPGAAERARALYACFDYYREDAQAYGFASGLGLGPSCEREVVTQLVDLRRSAAEYALHDGRIAEDDYFYAEQNARLVRDAEQYYRTMYRGEVSSWNLRDSHMAETLDALVEYQGKQGGLSKVVVWAHNSHLGDARATQMGARGEWNVGQLVRERHGREAVSVGFTTYDGTVTAASNWDAPAERKQVRPALAGSYEALFHDVRPGRYLLCLRGDDRVAGLRGPRLERAIGVIYRPETERASHYFPASLPAQFDAVIHFDRTRAVEPLERSTEWEAGEVPETFPSGV
- a CDS encoding ribose-phosphate diphosphokinase, which codes for MTPDCLLFAGTANPALAAAIAAELGVRTAACAIERFPDGEVSVRLDESVRDREVYLVQPTAPPVNDHLVELLAFADACRRSAAGRITAIVPYFGYARSDKRHGRREPIAASLVARLMQAVGVGHVVTVDLHAAQIEGFFHIPVDSLTAVPTLCRPLKDWLPTGAVVVSPDVGRVQMATDYAHRLGIQVVVLHKRRSSGTETEVTHVVGDVRGRPCLIIDDMISTGGTIARAVEALLAAGARPEITVAATHGLFVGEARRRLGHEAVLRVLVTDSVVAADPAWPSLQIVSVAPLLAAAIRRIQSGGSLGDLFQDAPCSVQVAPMIP